One Ricinus communis isolate WT05 ecotype wild-type chromosome 1, ASM1957865v1, whole genome shotgun sequence DNA window includes the following coding sequences:
- the LOC8280969 gene encoding protein TIC 22-like, chloroplastic isoform X2 — MSTELPKQKTFPSSKQFTQINLHQAFATLQNCCSTMVQNLSQLTLFNLNPSSFQNLQAQTKHAIDTTISHLNPPPLSLSKNPFWARIATQLEPIRQSRAAALPTETIEERLAGVPVYALSNPNEEFVLVTGASTGKSLGLLCFKKEDAEVLLEQMKSMDPSMRKSGSKVVPVALNKLKVQGVAFRLIPESSQVKNALKEREKAGFSDDAFPGVPVFQSRSLVLKSENKSYRPVFFRKEDLEKSLLRASRQQKKLNPAFRQGDIQVAVFEEIIKSMKESSTSTWDDVVFIPPGFDVSTGTA; from the exons ATGAGCACCGAATTGCCAAAGCAAAAAACTTTCCCGTCATCCAAACAATTCACGCAAATCAATCTTCACCAAGCCTTCGCAACTCTCCAAAACTGTTGCTCAACCATGGTCCAAAATCTCTCTCAACTCACTCTCTTCAATCTTAATCCTTCTTCCTTCCAAAACCTCCAAGCCCAAACAAAACATGCAATCGACACCACAATCTCTCACTTAAACCCACCTCCTCTTTCTTTATCCAAAAACCCATTTTGGGCTCGAATTGCTACCCAATTGGAGCCTATTCGCCAATCCAGGGCTGCTGCTTTGCCTACTGAAACAATTGAAGAGAGATTAGCAGGTGTACCTGTGTATGCGTTAAGCAATCCAAATGAAGAATTTGTGTTGGTTACTGGAGCTTCCACGGGGAAGTCTCTTGGATTGCTTTGTTTTAAGAAAGAAGACGCAGAGGTGCTTCTTGAGCAAATGAAGAGTATGGACCCTAGTATGCGAAAAAGCGGGTCTAAGGTGGTTCCTGTTGCTTTAAACAAG CTAAAGGTTCAAGGGGTGGCATTTAGGTTGATACCAGAGTCATCCCAGGTCAAGAATGCACTTAAG GAGAGAGAAAAGGCTGGGTTTTCTGATGATGCCTTTCCTGGGGTTCCAGTTTTCCAG TCGAGAAGTTTGGTATTGAAAAGCGAAAACAAGAGTTATCGTCCGGTATTCTTTAGAAAG GAGGATCTAGAAAAATCTCTTTTGCGGGCTTCACGTCAGCAGAAAAAGTTAAATCCTGCATTCAGGCAGGGGGATATTCAG GTTGCTGTTTTTGAAGAAATAATCAAGTCTATGAAG GAGAGTTCTACTTCGACATGGGATGATGTTGTATTTATCCCTCCTGGTTTTGATGTTTCAACTGGTACTGCCTAG
- the LOC8280969 gene encoding protein TIC 22-like, chloroplastic isoform X1 → MSTELPKQKTFPSSKQFTQINLHQAFATLQNCCSTMVQNLSQLTLFNLNPSSFQNLQAQTKHAIDTTISHLNPPPLSLSKNPFWARIATQLEPIRQSRAAALPTETIEERLAGVPVYALSNPNEEFVLVTGASTGKSLGLLCFKKEDAEVLLEQMKSMDPSMRKSGSKVVPVALNKVFQLKVQGVAFRLIPESSQVKNALKEREKAGFSDDAFPGVPVFQSRSLVLKSENKSYRPVFFRKEDLEKSLLRASRQQKKLNPAFRQGDIQVAVFEEIIKSMKESSTSTWDDVVFIPPGFDVSTGTA, encoded by the exons ATGAGCACCGAATTGCCAAAGCAAAAAACTTTCCCGTCATCCAAACAATTCACGCAAATCAATCTTCACCAAGCCTTCGCAACTCTCCAAAACTGTTGCTCAACCATGGTCCAAAATCTCTCTCAACTCACTCTCTTCAATCTTAATCCTTCTTCCTTCCAAAACCTCCAAGCCCAAACAAAACATGCAATCGACACCACAATCTCTCACTTAAACCCACCTCCTCTTTCTTTATCCAAAAACCCATTTTGGGCTCGAATTGCTACCCAATTGGAGCCTATTCGCCAATCCAGGGCTGCTGCTTTGCCTACTGAAACAATTGAAGAGAGATTAGCAGGTGTACCTGTGTATGCGTTAAGCAATCCAAATGAAGAATTTGTGTTGGTTACTGGAGCTTCCACGGGGAAGTCTCTTGGATTGCTTTGTTTTAAGAAAGAAGACGCAGAGGTGCTTCTTGAGCAAATGAAGAGTATGGACCCTAGTATGCGAAAAAGCGGGTCTAAGGTGGTTCCTGTTGCTTTAAACAAG GTTTTTCAGCTAAAGGTTCAAGGGGTGGCATTTAGGTTGATACCAGAGTCATCCCAGGTCAAGAATGCACTTAAG GAGAGAGAAAAGGCTGGGTTTTCTGATGATGCCTTTCCTGGGGTTCCAGTTTTCCAG TCGAGAAGTTTGGTATTGAAAAGCGAAAACAAGAGTTATCGTCCGGTATTCTTTAGAAAG GAGGATCTAGAAAAATCTCTTTTGCGGGCTTCACGTCAGCAGAAAAAGTTAAATCCTGCATTCAGGCAGGGGGATATTCAG GTTGCTGTTTTTGAAGAAATAATCAAGTCTATGAAG GAGAGTTCTACTTCGACATGGGATGATGTTGTATTTATCCCTCCTGGTTTTGATGTTTCAACTGGTACTGCCTAG
- the LOC8288007 gene encoding uncharacterized protein LOC8288007: MNPPKFVSSISIESVESSVQNLTKSWNRRQKWKKFCLNPSTDEEEEEEEEAEEGPSNNIMAAWRSKLTRFLESTPVHTVSILLLFMDLILTILELSSSLLSCTPKKNYYKVEKVWYHWVGIGILILLSAKAVALAIGLGRSFFKRPGYVVDGAVASMALFLEAFLEKEGGGLLVVVSLWRVVRVVESAFELSDEAIEAQIEGIICQFELLREENARLLETIAEKDMVIHKLQEIIEKLEEQSKCNAPIA; encoded by the coding sequence ATGAACCCACCAAAATTTGTCAGTTCCATCTCCATCGAATCCGTGGAATCATCTGTTCAAAACCTAACCAAGAGCTGGAACAGAAGGCAAAAATGGAAGAAGTTCTGTCTCAATCCTAGTactgatgaagaagaagaagaagaagaagaagcagaagaaGGCCCCAGTAATAATATTATGGCAGCATGGAGAAGCAAGTTGACAAGATTTCTAGAATCAACACCAGTTCATACTGTTTCAATCTTATTACTTTTTATGGATCTCATCTTAACTATACTTGAGCTTTCATCTTCTTTACTATCATGCACtccaaaaaagaattattacaAGGTAGAAAAGGTTTGGTATCATTGGGTAGGAATTGGTATCCTGATCCTGCTTTCTGCTAAGGCAGTGGCTTTAGCTATAGGGCTTGGCAGGTCTTTCTTTAAGCGACCAGGTTATGTTGTTGATGGTGCAGTTGCTTCCATGGCATTATTTTTGGAAGCATTTTTGGAGAAGGAAGGAGGAGGATTGCTTGTTGTGGTAAGCTTGTGGAGGGTTGTTAGAGTGGTGGAGAGTGCTTTTGAGTTAAGTGATGAAGCCATTGAAGCACAGATTGAAGGGATAATATGCCAATTTGAGCTGCTTAGAGAAGAGAATGCAAGATTACTGGAGACCATTGCTGAGAAGGATATGGTAATACATAAGTTACAAGAAATAATAGAGAAGCTAGAAGAACAATCAAAATGTAATGCCCCAATAGCTTAG